From the genome of Lysobacterales bacterium, one region includes:
- a CDS encoding response regulator has product MDGGSVLIVEDHTMIATWLTSVLSAAGCRTTLAGDLEQARRHLDTRRFDLWLCDLHLPDGRATELLDRPGRPPAVVLTADLDETVRRQLAAAGFDAVLAKPCAPDALLATLARLLPAARSAPASPVQPAVRRHDAGEQPLDDDMALRSCGDTATVRALRELLAAELRALPDRLGGPWTPDSRDAVDDELHRLAAAARWCGALALARHLDWLRPRLVRDPDPDRLRPGLLAQLQRLRAAIDDWLDAGGA; this is encoded by the coding sequence ATGGACGGAGGCAGCGTCCTCATCGTCGAAGACCATACGATGATCGCCACCTGGCTGACCAGCGTGCTGTCCGCCGCCGGTTGCCGCACCACCCTGGCAGGCGACCTCGAGCAGGCGCGCCGGCACCTGGACACCCGGCGCTTCGACCTGTGGCTGTGCGACCTGCACCTGCCCGACGGACGCGCCACGGAGCTACTGGACAGGCCGGGCCGGCCGCCCGCCGTCGTCCTTACCGCGGACCTGGACGAAACGGTCCGGCGGCAACTGGCCGCGGCGGGCTTCGACGCGGTGCTGGCCAAGCCCTGCGCGCCGGACGCGCTGCTCGCCACCCTGGCCCGGCTGCTCCCCGCCGCAAGGTCCGCCCCGGCCTCCCCGGTTCAGCCTGCCGTCCGGCGGCACGACGCCGGTGAGCAGCCGCTCGATGACGACATGGCCCTGCGCAGCTGCGGCGACACCGCTACCGTCAGGGCCCTGCGCGAACTGCTGGCGGCGGAGCTGCGCGCGCTGCCGGACCGCCTGGGCGGGCCCTGGACGCCGGACAGCCGCGACGCCGTCGACGACGAGCTGCACCGGCTGGCGGCGGCCGCGCGCTGGTGCGGGGCCCTGGCCCTGGCCCGGCACCTGGACTGGCTGCGGCCCCGGCTGGTCCGGGATCCGGATCCCGACCGCCTGCGGCCCGGCCTGCTGGCGCAACTGCAGCGCCTGCGCGCGGCGATCGACGACTGGCTGGACGCCGGCGGCGCCTGA
- a CDS encoding DNA repair protein RecO → MRLDNEAAWLLEARPYRETSLLVEVLTARHGRLGLVAQGARGGSRGQALRRALLEPFRPLRLSAAGAGELLTLATVEADGVPLRPVGDPLFAALYVNELVQRLTGRGDPVPELFRRYRDWLAELARLPATPPAALAWSLRRFERDLLALAGYALVLAHDEDGVALDPESDYAFDPDQGARAWSPASPWPRVRGEVLLAWAGDRQPAPAQLSALRALSRRVIGHRLDGAPLRSLRLAAQWRLQPGGGEDPGD, encoded by the coding sequence TTGCGCCTGGACAACGAGGCCGCCTGGCTGCTCGAGGCCCGGCCGTACCGGGAAACCAGCCTGCTGGTCGAGGTGCTGACCGCCCGCCATGGCCGCCTCGGCCTGGTCGCGCAGGGCGCGCGCGGCGGCAGCCGCGGCCAGGCCCTGCGCCGCGCCCTGCTGGAGCCGTTCCGGCCGCTGCGGCTGTCCGCGGCCGGGGCCGGCGAGCTGCTGACCCTGGCCACGGTCGAGGCCGACGGTGTGCCGCTGCGGCCCGTCGGCGATCCCCTGTTCGCGGCCCTGTACGTCAACGAGCTGGTCCAGCGCCTGACCGGGCGTGGCGATCCGGTGCCCGAGCTGTTCCGGCGCTACCGCGACTGGCTGGCCGAGCTGGCGCGGCTGCCGGCGACGCCGCCCGCGGCACTGGCCTGGTCCCTGCGCCGCTTCGAACGCGACCTGCTGGCCCTGGCCGGCTACGCCCTGGTGTTGGCGCATGACGAGGACGGCGTCGCCCTGGACCCGGAATCCGACTACGCCTTCGATCCCGATCAGGGCGCCCGGGCCTGGTCGCCGGCCAGTCCCTGGCCGCGCGTGCGCGGCGAGGTGCTGCTGGCCTGGGCCGGCGACCGGCAGCCAGCGCCGGCGCAACTCTCGGCCCTGCGCGCCTTGTCGCGGCGGGTGATCGGCCACCGTCTCGACGGCGCGCCGCTACGCAGCCTGCGCCTGGCGGCGCAGTGGCGCCTGCAGCCGGGGGGCGGCGAGGATCCCGGGGACTGA
- a CDS encoding YdbL family protein — MTRPIRWILPAAALLLLAACVTINVYFPAAQAEQAAREFVNDVIGNGQGDADPPPRGNPGAGLHLRTLFLPVSSAHAQADINVRTPAITTIRERMRQRFETLRPHFEAGVLGMTRDGRIAVRDASSLALRDRNAVNQAVADDNRDRDAVYREIALANGQPGWEDEIRATFARQWIDQARPGWYYQDASGAWTRK, encoded by the coding sequence ATGACCCGACCGATCCGCTGGATCCTGCCCGCCGCCGCGCTGCTGCTGCTCGCCGCCTGCGTGACCATCAACGTCTACTTCCCGGCGGCACAGGCCGAACAGGCCGCACGCGAGTTCGTCAACGATGTCATCGGCAACGGCCAGGGCGACGCGGATCCGCCGCCGCGCGGAAACCCGGGTGCCGGCCTGCACCTGCGCACCTTGTTCCTGCCGGTCTCCAGCGCCCATGCGCAGGCGGACATCAATGTCCGGACGCCGGCGATCACCACGATCCGCGAGCGCATGCGGCAGCGCTTCGAGACCCTGCGTCCGCACTTCGAGGCCGGCGTGCTGGGCATGACCCGCGATGGCCGGATCGCGGTACGCGATGCCTCCTCGCTGGCGCTGCGCGATCGCAATGCCGTCAACCAGGCGGTCGCCGACGACAACCGCGACCGCGATGCCGTGTACCGGGAGATCGCCCTGGCCAACGGCCAGCCCGGCTGGGAGGACGAGATCCGCGCCACCTTCGCCCGGCAGTGGATCGACCAGGCGCGCCCGGGCTGGTACTACCAGGACGCCAGCGGCGCCTGGACGCGCAAGTAG
- the era gene encoding GTPase Era, which produces MTNETFRSGHVALVGRPNVGKSSLLNALVGQRLCIVSPKPQTTRHRILGVVTRAGGQIGYLDTPGLHGGGGSALNRQLNRTAQATLAGADVCVHVVEAGRWTAEDQTVARSLAEAGVPCLLAVNKIDLVKDKSTLLPWLAEVGAAAHLAGVFLVSARRRDGLDRLESAIVQALPEQAALYDDDTLTDRSERFLAAELVREQVMRQLGQELPYATTVEIEQFALEGRLRRIHAAIWVERDGQKAIVIGDKGSRLKEIGTRARLAMEQLFDGKVHLELWVKVRRGWSDDERALRDLGYGD; this is translated from the coding sequence ATGACCAACGAAACCTTCCGCAGCGGCCACGTCGCCCTGGTCGGCCGACCCAACGTCGGCAAGTCCTCCCTGCTCAATGCCCTGGTCGGGCAACGGCTGTGCATCGTCTCGCCGAAGCCGCAGACCACCCGGCACCGCATCCTGGGCGTGGTGACCCGAGCCGGGGGACAGATCGGGTACCTGGACACGCCGGGCCTGCACGGCGGCGGCGGGTCGGCGCTGAACCGCCAGCTCAACCGTACCGCCCAGGCCACCCTGGCCGGCGCCGACGTCTGCGTGCACGTGGTCGAGGCGGGACGCTGGACGGCCGAGGACCAGACGGTCGCGCGGTCGCTGGCCGAGGCCGGCGTGCCCTGCCTGCTGGCGGTCAACAAGATCGACCTGGTCAAGGACAAGTCGACGCTGCTGCCCTGGCTGGCCGAGGTCGGTGCGGCCGCGCACCTGGCCGGGGTCTTCCTGGTCTCGGCGCGACGTCGGGACGGACTGGACCGGCTGGAGTCGGCCATCGTCCAGGCCCTGCCCGAACAGGCGGCGCTGTACGACGACGACACCCTGACCGATCGCAGCGAACGCTTCCTGGCCGCCGAGCTGGTCCGCGAGCAGGTCATGCGGCAGCTCGGCCAGGAGCTGCCCTACGCGACCACGGTCGAGATCGAGCAGTTCGCGCTGGAGGGCCGGCTGCGGCGCATCCACGCGGCGATCTGGGTCGAGCGCGACGGCCAGAAGGCGATCGTGATCGGCGACAAGGGCAGCCGCCTGAAGGAGATCGGCACCCGGGCCCGGCTGGCCATGGAGCAGCTGTTCGACGGCAAGGTGCACCTGGAGCTGTGGGTCAAGGTCCGGCGCGGCTGGTCCGACGACGAACGCGCGCTGCGCGACCTCGGCTACGGCGACTGA
- a CDS encoding M48 family metallopeptidase, with product MAGLRIGTGGGLRWWPIMLFVLYLGYYWVSNQHEVPISGRTQLVDLSREQESALGLQSYRQILAQERVVQTGPEVQAVREIGRRLVAAAREIAPDVPWQHFDWEFNLVESPQANAFALPGGKVAIYTGILPITANADGLAAVMGHEIAHAIARHGAERMATQRLVQMGSMAAGMSISDMDPSTQRTVMAAIGAGAQYGVLLPFSRDHENEADSIGLLLAARACFDPREAPRLWQRMAQAGGGRQPAEFMSTHPSHDTRIRRLEAEMDRALALRRQHCGAG from the coding sequence ATGGCGGGCTTGCGTATCGGGACGGGCGGAGGCCTGCGCTGGTGGCCGATCATGCTGTTCGTGCTCTACCTGGGCTACTACTGGGTGAGCAACCAGCACGAGGTGCCGATCAGCGGCCGCACGCAACTGGTCGACCTCAGCCGCGAACAGGAATCCGCGCTGGGCCTGCAGTCGTACCGGCAGATCCTGGCCCAGGAGCGGGTCGTGCAAACCGGCCCCGAAGTCCAGGCGGTGCGCGAGATCGGCCGGAGGCTGGTCGCGGCGGCCCGCGAGATCGCCCCCGACGTGCCCTGGCAGCACTTCGACTGGGAATTCAACCTGGTGGAATCGCCCCAGGCGAATGCCTTCGCGCTGCCCGGTGGCAAGGTCGCCATCTACACCGGCATCCTGCCGATCACCGCCAATGCCGACGGACTGGCCGCGGTGATGGGCCACGAGATCGCCCACGCCATCGCCCGCCACGGCGCCGAGCGCATGGCGACCCAGCGCCTGGTGCAGATGGGCAGCATGGCCGCCGGCATGTCGATCTCCGACATGGACCCCTCGACGCAGCGCACCGTGATGGCGGCGATCGGTGCGGGCGCCCAGTACGGCGTACTGCTGCCGTTCTCGCGCGACCATGAGAACGAGGCCGACAGCATCGGCCTGCTGCTCGCGGCGCGCGCCTGCTTCGACCCGCGCGAGGCGCCGCGGCTGTGGCAGCGCATGGCGCAGGCCGGTGGTGGCCGGCAGCCGGCCGAGTTCATGTCCACCCACCCCAGCCACGACACCCGGATCCGGCGCCTGGAGGCGGAGATGGACCGCGCCCTGGCGTTGCGCCGGCAGCACTGCGGAGCGGGCTGA
- a CDS encoding DegQ family serine endoprotease, whose protein sequence is MNRYTIPFAKLLLLASLVPFSQSACARQPAPAAAQLPAAVQAVAPAQVTGLPDFTALVERNAPAVVNIRATTTASSARAQRGMPPQEEVPEFFRRFFGPEFGVPGDRDRESGGSGFIISDDGYLLTNNHVVRGADQVTVRLTDRREFVAEVVGTDPATDIALLKIDSTGLPTVRMGDSNALRPGQWVVAIGSPFGFDYSVTAGVVSATGRSVGGGNQQYVPFIQTDVAINPGNSGGPLFNLAGEVVGINSQIFSGTGGYMGISFAIPSDVAQDIVDQIKSDGRVRRGLIGVQVQEVTREFAQSLGLERPAGALVGQVVADGAAEKAGIQVGDVILSFNGRPIESQADLPPVVGTTRPGTRAEVELFRDGRRRTVTVTVGEAPADADAVAAGGPEPRAAGAGRLGMALQDLEAQERSELGLGRGEGVRVTQVAGGAARRAGLQRGDVILRVGRTTVGSVADFDRAVAGVAAGDSVMLLVRRGASTQFIALSVREGD, encoded by the coding sequence ATGAACCGCTACACCATCCCGTTCGCCAAGCTTCTGCTGCTGGCATCGCTGGTGCCCTTCAGCCAGTCCGCCTGCGCAAGGCAGCCGGCGCCAGCTGCCGCCCAGCTGCCGGCGGCCGTGCAGGCCGTGGCGCCCGCGCAGGTCACCGGGCTACCGGATTTCACCGCTCTGGTCGAGCGCAATGCGCCGGCGGTGGTCAACATCCGGGCCACCACCACCGCCAGCAGCGCCCGCGCGCAGCGCGGCATGCCGCCCCAGGAAGAGGTTCCCGAGTTCTTCCGCCGCTTCTTCGGACCCGAGTTCGGCGTGCCCGGCGACCGCGACCGCGAGTCGGGCGGCTCCGGTTTCATCATCAGCGACGACGGCTACCTGCTCACCAACAACCACGTGGTGCGCGGCGCCGACCAGGTCACCGTCCGGCTCACCGATCGGAGGGAGTTCGTTGCCGAGGTGGTCGGTACCGACCCGGCCACCGACATCGCCCTGCTCAAGATCGACTCGACCGGGCTGCCGACGGTCCGGATGGGCGACTCCAACGCGCTGCGCCCGGGCCAGTGGGTGGTGGCGATCGGCTCGCCGTTCGGCTTCGACTACTCGGTGACCGCCGGCGTGGTCAGCGCCACCGGACGCAGCGTCGGTGGCGGCAACCAGCAGTACGTGCCGTTCATCCAGACCGACGTGGCGATCAACCCGGGCAACTCGGGCGGGCCGCTGTTCAACCTGGCCGGCGAGGTGGTCGGCATCAACTCCCAGATCTTCAGCGGCACCGGCGGCTACATGGGCATCAGCTTCGCGATCCCGTCCGACGTCGCCCAGGACATCGTCGACCAGATCAAGTCCGACGGCCGGGTCCGGCGCGGCCTGATCGGCGTCCAGGTCCAGGAGGTCACCCGCGAGTTCGCCCAGTCTCTGGGCCTGGAGCGTCCGGCCGGCGCCCTGGTCGGGCAGGTTGTCGCCGACGGCGCCGCCGAGAAGGCCGGCATCCAGGTCGGCGACGTCATCCTCAGCTTCAACGGCCGGCCGATCGAGTCGCAGGCGGACCTGCCGCCGGTGGTCGGTACCACCCGGCCGGGCACCCGCGCCGAGGTCGAGCTGTTCCGCGACGGCCGCCGCCGCACGGTCACGGTGACGGTCGGCGAGGCGCCGGCGGACGCCGATGCCGTCGCCGCCGGCGGCCCGGAGCCGCGCGCCGCCGGGGCCGGCCGCCTGGGCATGGCGCTCCAGGATCTCGAGGCGCAGGAGCGCAGCGAGCTCGGTCTCGGCCGCGGCGAAGGCGTCCGCGTCACCCAGGTCGCCGGCGGCGCCGCGCGCCGCGCCGGGCTGCAGCGGGGCGACGTGATCCTGCGCGTCGGCCGCACCACGGTCGGCAGCGTCGCCGACTTCGACCGCGCCGTGGCCGGCGTCGCCGCCGGCGACTCGGTGATGCTGCTGGTTCGGCGCGGCGCCAGCACCCAGTTCATCGCCCTCAGCGTCCGCGAGGGCGACTGA
- a CDS encoding DUF4845 domain-containing protein, protein MRKGQHGITLIGFLFVLAIAGLFAYVGMRLFPVYSEWYSVSTAMKGLAKEPGIANMSPDQIRTLFDRRLYTSYVESVKPNNVRITTQGGPQIHVKYEVRRPLFGNLEFIATFERVERLSGS, encoded by the coding sequence ATGCGCAAGGGGCAGCACGGCATCACGTTGATCGGTTTCCTGTTCGTCCTGGCCATCGCCGGCCTGTTCGCCTACGTCGGCATGCGCCTGTTCCCGGTCTATTCGGAGTGGTACAGCGTGTCCACGGCGATGAAGGGCCTGGCCAAGGAGCCCGGCATCGCCAACATGTCGCCGGACCAGATCCGGACCCTGTTCGACCGCCGCCTCTACACCAGCTACGTCGAGTCGGTGAAGCCCAACAATGTGCGCATCACCACCCAGGGCGGCCCGCAGATCCACGTCAAGTACGAGGTCAGGCGGCCGCTGTTCGGCAACCTTGAATTCATCGCCACCTTTGAGCGCGTCGAGCGGCTCAGCGGCAGCTGA
- the lepB gene encoding signal peptidase I codes for MRMDFALLLVALTALTGLVWLFDRLLFARRRAAAGGKVPVVVDYARSFFPVILLVLVFRSFLFEPFKIPSSSMMPTLLIGDFILVNKFAYGVRLPVTNSKVLAVGEPARGDVVVFRYPQDPRIDYIKRVVGLPGDTVSYRDKALYINGEAVPQEVVGRFIGAGRGADMTGAEERRERLAGDQPHHLLVRAAPMYQQPGEARWQVPEGHYFVMGDNRDNSQDSRAWGFVPEANLVGRASVIWWSWDTQKDGIIDFRRLGNVIR; via the coding sequence ATGAGAATGGACTTTGCCCTGCTGCTGGTCGCCCTGACCGCCCTGACCGGACTGGTCTGGCTGTTCGACCGCCTGTTGTTCGCGCGCCGTCGCGCCGCCGCTGGCGGCAAGGTGCCGGTGGTGGTCGACTACGCCCGGTCGTTCTTCCCGGTGATCCTTCTGGTGCTGGTGTTCCGCAGCTTCCTTTTCGAGCCGTTCAAGATCCCGTCCAGCTCGATGATGCCGACCCTGCTGATCGGCGACTTCATCCTGGTCAACAAGTTCGCCTACGGCGTGCGCCTGCCGGTCACCAACAGCAAGGTGCTCGCGGTGGGCGAGCCGGCGCGCGGCGACGTGGTGGTGTTCCGCTACCCGCAGGACCCCCGCATCGACTACATCAAGCGCGTGGTCGGCCTGCCCGGCGACACCGTCAGCTACCGGGACAAGGCGCTCTACATCAACGGCGAAGCGGTGCCCCAGGAGGTCGTCGGCCGTTTCATCGGCGCCGGACGCGGCGCCGACATGACCGGCGCCGAGGAGCGCCGCGAGCGGCTCGCCGGCGACCAGCCCCACCACCTGCTGGTTCGCGCCGCGCCGATGTACCAGCAGCCCGGCGAGGCGCGCTGGCAGGTCCCGGAGGGCCACTACTTCGTGATGGGCGACAACCGGGACAACAGCCAGGACAGCCGCGCCTGGGGATTCGTGCCGGAAGCCAACCTGGTCGGCCGCGCTTCGGTGATCTGGTGGAGTTGGGATACGCAGAAAGACGGTATCATCGATTTCCGGCGGCTCGGGAATGTGATCCGCTAG
- the lepA gene encoding translation elongation factor 4, whose product MKLIRNFSIIAHVDHGKSTLADRIIQLCGGLQDREMEAQVLDSNPIERERGITIKAQSVSLPYKSRDGNTYQLNFIDTPGHVDFSYEVSRSLAACEGALLVVDAAQGVEAQSVANCYTAVEQGLEVIPVLNKIDLPTADPERVKKEIEAVIGLPADDAVLISAKTGVGIADVLEAIVARIPPPQPRDTDRLQALIIDSWFDNYLGVVSLVRVMQGEIRKGDKILVMSTGRAHEVDQVGVFTPKRLVKDRLGPGEVGFLCASIKDVHGAPVGDTLTLAAQPAPGPLPGFQEMQPRVFAGLFPVDAEDYPDLREALEKLRLNDAALRFEPESSEAMGFGFRCGFLGLLHMEIVQERLEREYDLDLVTTAPTVIYEVATTDGEILTLDNPAKLPPSPSIDEIREPIIQANILTPPDYVGNVITLCEEKRGVQVGINYLGSQVQISYELPLAEVVLDFFDKLKSVSRGYASLDYHFLRFQGGSFVRVDILINGERVDALSLIVHRSFADRRGRDLVDKMKELIPRQMFDVAIQAAIGSQVIARSTVKALRKNVLAKCYGGDASRKRKLLEKQKEGKKRMKSVGRVDIPQEAFLAVLRMDK is encoded by the coding sequence ATGAAACTGATCCGCAACTTTTCCATCATCGCCCACGTCGACCACGGCAAGTCGACCCTGGCCGACCGCATCATCCAGCTGTGCGGCGGCCTCCAGGATCGCGAGATGGAGGCGCAGGTGCTCGACTCCAACCCGATCGAGCGCGAGCGCGGCATCACCATCAAGGCGCAGTCGGTCTCGCTGCCGTACAAGTCCAGGGACGGCAACACCTACCAGCTCAACTTCATCGACACCCCGGGGCACGTCGACTTCAGCTACGAGGTCAGCCGTTCGCTGGCCGCCTGCGAAGGCGCGCTGCTGGTGGTCGACGCCGCCCAGGGCGTCGAGGCGCAGTCGGTGGCGAACTGCTACACGGCGGTCGAGCAGGGCCTGGAGGTGATCCCGGTCCTCAACAAGATCGACCTGCCGACCGCCGACCCGGAGCGCGTCAAGAAGGAGATCGAGGCGGTGATCGGCCTGCCCGCCGACGACGCCGTGCTGATCTCGGCCAAGACCGGCGTCGGCATCGCCGACGTGCTGGAGGCGATCGTCGCGCGCATCCCGCCGCCGCAGCCGCGCGACACCGACCGCCTGCAGGCGCTGATCATCGATTCCTGGTTCGACAACTACCTGGGCGTGGTGTCGCTGGTGCGCGTCATGCAGGGCGAGATCCGCAAGGGCGACAAGATCCTGGTGATGTCCACCGGTCGCGCCCACGAGGTCGACCAGGTCGGCGTGTTCACGCCCAAGCGGCTGGTCAAGGACCGCCTGGGGCCCGGCGAGGTCGGTTTCCTGTGCGCCTCCATCAAGGACGTCCACGGCGCGCCGGTCGGCGACACCCTGACCCTGGCCGCGCAACCGGCGCCCGGTCCGCTGCCCGGTTTCCAGGAGATGCAGCCGCGGGTCTTCGCCGGCCTGTTCCCGGTCGACGCCGAGGACTATCCGGACCTGCGCGAGGCCCTGGAGAAGCTGCGCCTCAACGACGCCGCGCTGCGCTTCGAGCCGGAGAGCTCCGAGGCGATGGGTTTCGGCTTCCGCTGCGGCTTCCTCGGCCTGCTGCACATGGAGATCGTCCAGGAGCGGCTGGAGCGCGAGTACGACCTCGACCTGGTGACCACGGCGCCGACCGTGATCTACGAGGTGGCCACCACAGACGGCGAAATCCTGACCCTGGACAACCCGGCCAAGCTGCCGCCGTCGCCGTCGATCGACGAGATCCGCGAGCCGATCATCCAGGCCAACATCCTGACCCCGCCGGACTACGTGGGCAACGTCATCACGTTGTGCGAGGAGAAGCGCGGCGTCCAGGTCGGCATCAACTACCTGGGCTCGCAGGTGCAGATCAGCTACGAGCTGCCACTGGCCGAGGTGGTGCTGGACTTCTTCGACAAGCTGAAGTCGGTGTCGCGCGGCTACGCCTCGCTTGACTACCACTTCCTGCGCTTCCAGGGCGGCAGCTTCGTGCGTGTCGACATCCTGATCAACGGCGAACGCGTCGACGCGCTCAGCCTGATCGTGCACCGCAGCTTCGCCGACCGCCGCGGCCGCGACCTGGTCGACAAGATGAAGGAGCTGATCCCGCGGCAGATGTTCGACGTCGCCATCCAGGCGGCGATCGGCTCGCAGGTGATCGCCCGCTCGACGGTCAAGGCGCTGCGCAAGAACGTGCTCGCCAAATGCTACGGCGGCGATGCCTCGCGCAAGCGCAAGCTGCTGGAGAAGCAGAAGGAAGGCAAGAAGAGAATGAAGTCCGTCGGCCGCGTCGACATCCCCCAGGAGGCCTTCCTGGCGGTGCTGCGGATGGACAAGTAG
- the rnc gene encoding ribonuclease III: MPGLGHRFADPALLAQALSHRSAGQPHNERLEFLGDGLVGAVVAEMLYQAHPKASEGDLTRLRARLVRRESLAEQARLLELGEHLRLGQGELRSGGFRRDSILSDAFEALVAAIYLDAGWAVCRDWLRARFAGPVAALDLRELSDAKSRLQEWLQSRGRPLPDYRVLERSGAEHAQQFTVACRIEGREQPALGQAGSRKLAEQRAAEAMLALLQDPGR, from the coding sequence CTGCCCGGGCTGGGCCACCGGTTCGCCGATCCGGCCCTGCTGGCCCAGGCGCTGAGCCACCGCAGCGCCGGCCAGCCGCACAACGAGCGGCTGGAGTTCCTGGGCGACGGCCTGGTCGGCGCGGTGGTCGCCGAGATGCTCTACCAGGCGCATCCGAAGGCCTCCGAGGGCGACCTGACGCGGCTGCGCGCGCGCCTGGTGCGGCGCGAGAGCCTGGCCGAGCAGGCGCGCCTGCTCGAGCTTGGCGAGCACCTGCGCCTGGGCCAGGGCGAGTTGCGCAGCGGCGGCTTCCGGCGCGATTCGATCCTGTCCGATGCCTTCGAGGCGCTGGTCGCCGCCATCTATCTCGATGCCGGCTGGGCGGTGTGCCGCGACTGGCTGCGCGCGCGCTTCGCCGGCCCGGTGGCGGCGCTCGACCTGCGCGAGCTGTCCGATGCCAAGTCGCGTCTGCAGGAGTGGCTGCAGTCGCGGGGCCGGCCGCTGCCCGACTACCGGGTGCTGGAACGCAGCGGCGCCGAGCATGCCCAGCAGTTCACGGTCGCCTGCCGGATCGAAGGCCGCGAACAGCCGGCCCTGGGCCAGGCGGGCTCGCGCAAGCTGGCCGAACAGCGCGCCGCCGAGGCGATGCTGGCCCTTCTACAGGATCCAGGACGATGA
- the rpoE gene encoding RNA polymerase sigma factor RpoE, with the protein MSERDVDQQLVERVQRGEQAAFDLLVRKYQHRILAVINRYLNDFAEAQDVAQETFLRAYRALGNFRGDSAFYTWVYKIAVNTAKNHLVSQGRRPPTDDVAVDDAMHFNGESQLKDRATPENELLRQEIERNVTAAVEELPEELRTAITLREVDGLSYEEISEVMACPIGTVRSRIFRAREAIDRRIRPLLSDT; encoded by the coding sequence ATGAGCGAGCGGGACGTCGACCAGCAACTTGTCGAGCGCGTGCAACGGGGCGAGCAGGCCGCGTTCGACCTGCTCGTGCGCAAGTACCAGCACCGCATCCTCGCGGTGATCAACCGGTATCTCAACGATTTCGCCGAGGCCCAGGATGTCGCCCAGGAGACCTTCCTCAGGGCGTACCGGGCGCTCGGGAACTTTCGGGGTGACAGCGCGTTCTACACGTGGGTGTACAAGATCGCCGTCAACACCGCCAAGAACCATCTGGTCTCCCAGGGCCGCCGGCCGCCGACCGACGATGTCGCCGTCGACGACGCCATGCATTTCAACGGCGAGTCCCAGCTGAAGGACCGGGCGACCCCGGAAAACGAGCTGCTCCGCCAGGAGATCGAGCGCAACGTCACCGCGGCGGTCGAGGAATTGCCGGAGGAGCTGCGCACGGCGATCACCCTGCGCGAAGTCGACGGCCTGAGCTACGAAGAGATCTCCGAAGTCATGGCCTGCCCGATCGGCACGGTGCGTTCGCGCATCTTCCGTGCACGCGAGGCCATCGACCGGCGCATCCGTCCCCTGTTGTCCGACACCTGA
- a CDS encoding Pr6Pr family membrane protein has protein sequence MPFIRAAADAPTLPVRLASAVLALLAWAALLLQLLLSVRLALANGHGIGHGLLVYTGFFTILSNLLVALVLTAWAGAGRRGRPGWLRRPGTAAVAAAGIAVVAIAYHLLLRQVWEPRGWQLLADQLLHYLVPAGYLLWWWLVPGRARLRWRQWPWWLAWPLAYLVYALARGELTGLYPYPFIDVPQLGYGAALSNAGAILVGYGLIAAALLQLTRWRRRG, from the coding sequence ATGCCGTTCATCCGCGCTGCCGCCGACGCGCCCACGCTTCCGGTACGCCTGGCCAGTGCCGTCCTGGCGCTGCTGGCCTGGGCGGCGCTGCTGCTGCAACTGCTGCTGTCGGTTCGGCTGGCCCTCGCCAATGGCCATGGAATCGGCCATGGCCTGCTGGTCTACACCGGCTTCTTCACGATCCTGTCCAACCTGCTGGTCGCGCTGGTCCTGACCGCCTGGGCCGGGGCAGGGCGGCGCGGTCGCCCGGGCTGGCTGCGGCGACCGGGCACCGCCGCCGTGGCCGCGGCAGGCATCGCCGTGGTTGCGATCGCCTACCACCTGCTGTTGCGGCAGGTCTGGGAGCCCCGCGGCTGGCAACTGCTGGCCGACCAGTTGCTGCACTACCTGGTGCCGGCCGGCTACCTGCTGTGGTGGTGGCTGGTGCCGGGCAGGGCGCGCCTGCGCTGGCGGCAGTGGCCGTGGTGGCTGGCCTGGCCGCTGGCCTACCTGGTCTACGCGCTGGCCCGGGGCGAGCTCACCGGGCTGTATCCGTACCCCTTCATCGACGTGCCGCAGCTGGGCTACGGCGCGGCTCTGTCCAACGCCGGGGCCATCCTGGTCGGCTATGGGCTGATCGCGGCGGCCCTGCTGCAGCTCACGCGCTGGCGGAGAAGGGGCTGA